A DNA window from Armigeres subalbatus isolate Guangzhou_Male unplaced genomic scaffold, GZ_Asu_2 Contig819, whole genome shotgun sequence contains the following coding sequences:
- the LOC134204682 gene encoding tyrosine-protein kinase CSK-like, whose protein sequence is MNSHTAAINLQSSGQTAVVGHHRGFSSTVVAAANSAASGDCPWFMPHQMPPTAPARQHKRPAPQPGVGVPGGGGGGMGHVGMQPPQFINPPPAPQQQNQQQQHSPQQHQHVAPPQLPPHSVTGNQNLNSILLPPAQQQQQHHQQPPPTMHSGGMIPPVHHIPKSPNQHNMLGPSGLQQAAQHHQPTAQHGALGSHQSNLMSTSMNSAQLQNHILTGQQQQQSASTVQGAAAVVIPPHPAQQQQQPQVPPAPHGMSNSMHSQIGLPPPPSAAAGGTAFDSNGVSWVGPGGVATASLSPTAAAAAQRRAEVNAKLNAMPWFHGRIKREEAENLLKPREDGLFLVRESTNFPGDYTLCVCFNEKVEHYRIKYAENKLTIDDDEYFDNLGQLVEHYTLDSDGLCTKLMKALPKEEFCVKDFQDNGWEIKMEDLQLKENIGKGEFGDVMLGILKGEKVAVKVLKDAGRASNKFLAEAGVMTTLEHENLVKFIGLVFHDKYIYLVTEYMSKGSLVDYLRSRGRQHITRRDQINFAFDTCAGMEYLEMKKVIHRDLAARNVRIGEECDAKVSDFGLARDERYTADISKLPIKWTAPEALKEGKFSNKTDMWSFGILLWEIYSFGRVPYPRIPLADVVKHVGSGYKMEAPEGCPPEIYEMMRQAWDLVPEKRPTFAELKRRLAICKRETANNYVT, encoded by the exons ATGAACAGCCATACGGCGGCCATCAATCTGCAGTCGTCCGGTCAAACAGCAGTCGTTGGTCATCATCGAGGTTTCTCGTCAACCGTCGTAGCCGCAGCCAATTCGGCCGCCTCGGGCGATTGTCCATGGTTCATGCCGCATCAGATGCCACCGACAGCACCGGCGCGGCAGCACAAAAGACCGGCGCCACAACCGGGGGTTGGTGTCCCCGGTGGTGGCGGCGGTGGCATGGGACACGTGGGAATGCAACCACCACAGTTCATTAATCCACCGCCGGCACCGCAGCAAcagaaccaacaacaacaacactcGCCCCAGCAACATCAACACGTGGCACCACCGCAATTACCTCCTCACAGTGTTACT GGTAATCAAAATCTAAATTCCATCCTTCTGCCGCCGGctcagcaacagcagcaacatCACCAACAACCCCCACCAACAATGCACTCCGGAGGAATGATTCCTCCTGTGCATCACATACCAAAATCCCCCAACCAGCACAACATGCTAGGGCCCTCGGGTCTCCAGCAAGCGGCGCAACATCACCAGCCAACGGCACAACACGGTGCCCTGGGTAGCCATCAATCGAATCTCATGTCCACTTCTATGAACAGTGCCCAGCTACAGAATCACATCCTTACcggccagcagcagcagcagtctgCGTCTACAGTTCAAGGGGCGGCGGCGGTAGTTATTCCACCACATCCcgctcagcagcagcagcaaccacAGGTGCCACCGGCACCACACGGGATGTCCAACTCGATGCATAGCCAAATTGGTTTGCCCCCGCCACCGTCGGCGGCGGCAGGTGGGACGGCATTCGACAGCAATGGAGTGAGTTGGGTTGGGCCCGGTGGCGTGGCTACGGCGTCCCTTTCGCCCACAGCGGCGGCGGCCGCTCAAAGGAGGGCGGAAGTCAATGCCAAGCTGAATGCGATGCC atGGTTCCACGGACGGATAAAGCGCGAGGAGGCGGAAAATCTGCTGAAACCCCGCGAGGACGGATTGTTCCTGGTGCGCGAGTCAACCAACTTCCCGGGCGATTACACGCTGTGCGTTTGCTTCAACGAGAAGGTCGAACACTACCGGATTAAATACGCCGAGAATAAGCTAACGATCGACGACGACGAATACTTTGACAATCTCGGCCAACTGGTGGAG CACTACACACTGGACTCGGACGGACTGTGCACGAAACTGATGAAAGCCTTACCCAAGGAGGAGTTTTGCGTCAAGGACTTCCAGGACAATGGCTGGGAGATCAAAATGGAAGACTTACAGTTGAAAGAGAACATCGGCAAGGGCGAGTTTGGCGATGTTATGCTCGGCATTCTGAAGGGTGAGAAAGTGGCCGTAAAAGTGTTGAAGGACGCCGGTAGGGCGTCCAATAAGTTCCTTGCCGAGGCGGGTGTTATGAC AACCCTCGAACATGAAAATCTCGTCAAATTCATCGGATTAGTGTTTCACGATAAGTACATATACCTGGTGACAGAATACATGAGTAAAGGTTCCCTAGTGGATTATCTTCGATCGCGAGGCAGACAGCACATCACTCGACGAGATCAAATCAATTTCGCTTT TGACACCTGTGCCGGAATGGAGTATCTCGAGATGAAGAAAGTCATCCATCGAGATTTGGCAGCCCGGAATGTACGTATTGGAGAGGAGTGCGACGCAAAGGTATCCGACTTTGGATTGGCACGGGACGAACGGTACACGGCTGACATCAGCAAGCTGCCTATCAAGTGGACGGCTCCGGAGGCGCTCAAAGAGGGA aaattctccaaCAAAACCGACATGTGGAGTTTTGGAATTCTTCTGTGGGAAATCTACTCATTCGGTCGAGTACCCTATCCCAGAATC CCTCTCGCGGATGTGGTTAAGCACGTTGGCAGCGGCTACAAGATGGAAGCCCCCGAAGGCTGCCCGCCGGAAATTTACGAAATGATGCGCCAGGCGTGGGATCTAGTCCCGGAGAAGCGACCCACCTTTGCCGAGTTGAAACGGCGGCTGGCCATCTGCAAGCGAGAAACGGCCAATAACTACGTGACGTAG